A stretch of DNA from Blastopirellula marina:
GGATTGGCGTTTCGCTTCAAGCAGTATGCTTGCCCCCGACGACTTGAGCCGACGCTGCTCGTCGCGAACTCGATCCACGGCAGCCGCGTGAACAAGCGGTCCGACGAACGGCTCCGGGCGATCGCTCGGTAATCCTACGCAAAGTTGACTTGTCCTATCGACAAGCATCTTGATGAGATCTTTCGATTCTCCGGTGACGATCAAACGCCGTACACAGGTACAACGTTGACCTGAGCTGAGATAGGCCGATTGGACTATTTTTTCAACGGCCGCATCCATGTCGCTAGGTTGATGAACGACTAACGGGTTGTTCCCACCCAGTTCCAGGGCTAGCAACACTTCTAGGCGATCGGCCAAAGCGTGCCGAAGCTTAACGCCCGTGGCACGGCTACCGGTAAAGAACAATCCTCGCAGTCCTGGTTGTCTCAGAATTGCTTGCCCCGTCGAAACGCCACCTTGAATCAGATTCAACACGCCCGGCGGAAGTCCTGATTCTTCCCACAATCGTACCATTGTTTCAGCAACCAGAGGCGTCAACTCGCTTGGTTTGAAGACGACGGCATTCCCAGCCAATAAGGCAGGCATGATTTGACCGTTCGCGATGTGCGACGGAAAGTTGAAGGGACCAAATACCGAGACAACACCCAACGGTCGGTAGGCAGTCCGTCCGGTGCGATCGGGCAAAGTCACTACCTCTCGATCGCGCCGCCGTTGGTAAGCATCTATCGTTACACTTGCCTTGGCCGCGGTAGCAGTAACTTCCGATTGTGCGTCCCACAGAGGCTTGCCAACCTCATCCGAGATGGTCTTCGCTAGATTGTCTTTGTAAGCGCGCACCAATTCTGCGAATCGTTCTAAAACACTAGCTCGATCATCTTCCGATTTAGCTTGCCATGCTTCCTGGGCGCAAGTAGCAGATTGGAATGCGGCTTGAACATCTTGTTCGGATGCGGCATTGCCTTGCCAAACGACTTCTTCGTTTGCTGGATTGAACGATGTCAGTGGCTCGCCCGCGGCGTCGCGCCATTGTCCGCTAATGTATAACATACAAGACCTCCTGGAAGGATTACGATGGTTGCGGAGGTGTAAGCTGAGCAAATCGGACTTCCTGTCCGACTTCGATCCCCAATTCGTTGGCCAGTGTCGATTCGATAATTACACCGTTCGCCTTTGCAACCAATCGGCCACTACCGGCACGAAACGTTGGTTCAATCTTGGCTACGATGTGTCGAGAAGTATCGACGTCAAGTTCGTCGACAATCTGCTCAACAGGAAGGAATCCACTATTCCGAATGACCCTGATCTCGTCTCGGGCACAGTGTAAGACTGGACCTGCCTCGAAGATGTCGACCAATCCTTCATAACGAAAACCTTGTCGTTCGAGTAGTTTCCGAGCAGGTACTGTATTCGCGTGAACTTGTGCAATGGATGCCTGGGCATCGCCGGGCAACAAGTCGATATAAACCGGATGGCGTGGAATGAGCTCTTCAATGAAATCTTTGTTGATCAGACTCAGCATGTCGGCATGAGGAAACTCGATTCCGAAGAAGTGAACGCCCAACGCCTCCCAGAAAGGGCTGTTGCCACGCTCGTCCACGACACCTCGCATTTCGGCGATAACTTCCTGCTCGAACAGTTTTGGCCATTGGGCGATGAACAGGAAACGCGACAATGACAACACTCTGCCGTTTCCACCTCCACGAAATTCGGGATGCAGAAAGAGACTTCCGATCTCCGTCGGGCCATCATGGTTCTT
This window harbors:
- a CDS encoding arginine N-succinyltransferase; its protein translation is MIIRPVEPRDLDQLHELAQLTQYGLTTLPKDRTVFEKRVKQSLRSFEDLSDADPQGQLYLFVMEDLPTKKIVGTCGIVSKVGGFKPFYAFRVVKEIQKSTVLGSEHEHEVLTLLKNHDGPTEIGSLFLHPEFRGGGNGRVLSLSRFLFIAQWPKLFEQEVIAEMRGVVDERGNSPFWEALGVHFFGIEFPHADMLSLINKDFIEELIPRHPVYIDLLPGDAQASIAQVHANTVPARKLLERQGFRYEGLVDIFEAGPVLHCARDEIRVIRNSGFLPVEQIVDELDVDTSRHIVAKIEPTFRAGSGRLVAKANGVIIESTLANELGIEVGQEVRFAQLTPPQPS
- a CDS encoding succinylglutamate-semialdehyde dehydrogenase, translating into MLYISGQWRDAAGEPLTSFNPANEEVVWQGNAASEQDVQAAFQSATCAQEAWQAKSEDDRASVLERFAELVRAYKDNLAKTISDEVGKPLWDAQSEVTATAAKASVTIDAYQRRRDREVVTLPDRTGRTAYRPLGVVSVFGPFNFPSHIANGQIMPALLAGNAVVFKPSELTPLVAETMVRLWEESGLPPGVLNLIQGGVSTGQAILRQPGLRGLFFTGSRATGVKLRHALADRLEVLLALELGGNNPLVVHQPSDMDAAVEKIVQSAYLSSGQRCTCVRRLIVTGESKDLIKMLVDRTSQLCVGLPSDRPEPFVGPLVHAAAVDRVRDEQRRLKSSGASILLEAKRQSSCRALISPGIADVTNCSERTDDEIFGPLLQVIRVSDLEAAIREANDTQFGLAAGILCDRREDFAQFRDQVHAGLINWNLPTTGASGRLPFGGIGQSGNYRPAGYHAIDFCQAAVAELESAPDQENS